From one Deltaproteobacteria bacterium genomic stretch:
- a CDS encoding citryl-CoA lyase: MADIPKLVSSMGRAEHDKIFVRDYDLNKDLLGKISFSQMVCLMLQGRLPTADEGKMIDSMLIVLVDHGMTTGAAAARMTFHSAPEAIQGAVAAAILGAGSVHLGSSEYCAKMLNDALSKEAKDADLDAVALKTVEKRLANNQLIPGIGHGIHTDGDPRAARLFEVAQETKVHGRNCELLKKIGKIADQKVGKHLPVNVTGAIAAISQDMGFHWQMSKSFAILGRALGGLAHVGEEIRRPIARGISNMIRDNLHYEPEK; encoded by the coding sequence ATGGCAGATATTCCGAAACTGGTTTCCTCGATGGGCCGCGCCGAGCATGATAAAATTTTCGTGCGCGACTATGATTTAAACAAAGACCTGCTCGGCAAGATCAGCTTCTCGCAAATGGTTTGCCTGATGCTCCAGGGCCGGTTACCGACCGCCGACGAAGGCAAGATGATCGACTCGATGTTGATCGTCTTGGTCGACCACGGCATGACCACCGGCGCCGCCGCCGCGCGCATGACCTTTCACTCGGCGCCGGAAGCGATCCAAGGCGCCGTCGCCGCGGCGATTCTCGGCGCCGGCAGCGTCCATCTCGGCTCATCGGAATACTGCGCCAAGATGCTTAACGATGCCTTGTCAAAAGAAGCTAAAGACGCCGACCTTGACGCCGTCGCGCTCAAAACCGTCGAGAAGCGGTTGGCGAACAATCAACTCATCCCGGGCATCGGCCACGGCATCCACACCGATGGCGATCCGCGCGCCGCTCGTTTGTTCGAAGTCGCCCAGGAAACCAAAGTCCATGGCCGCAACTGCGAGCTGTTGAAAAAGATCGGCAAGATTGCCGACCAAAAAGTCGGCAAGCACTTGCCCGTCAACGTCACCGGCGCCATCGCGGCGATCTCCCAAGATATGGGCTTTCACTGGCAGATGTCGAAAAGCTTCGCGATTCTCGGCCGCGCCCTCGGCGGCCTCGCCCACGTCGGCGAAGAAATCCGCCGGCCCATCGCGCGCGGCATTTCCAA